A stretch of the Lactuca sativa cultivar Salinas chromosome 9, Lsat_Salinas_v11, whole genome shotgun sequence genome encodes the following:
- the LOC111892839 gene encoding disease resistance protein RPV1, which yields MNFLQQDLILYKGMASSSTSCIPKSFKYDVFLSFRGEDTRTNFTDHLYSALQQKSIYTYRDDERIKKGKRISDELLGSIEDSKFYIIVFSRNYASSSWCLDELVKIMECHKTTIHTAYPVFYDVEPTEVRKQIGAVGEAFAKHEKEEGAGKWREALKEAANLAGWELKKTDDGHEAKLIKRIVEEISLELRSINFSVDEKLVGIETRINEITSSLGTGSDDVRMIGIWGIGGGGKTTLARAVFNKIYFEFECKSFIENVREVSKASLSGLKLLQKQVLSHVLNDQCINISSIYEGKNMMKKMMRNRKVLLVLDDVDHIDQLEALAGDLNWFKPGSRIIITTRDKQVLVAHRLKLIHTVNLLSNKEAICLFSRYAFGKEIPIQEYEELSGQVVCYAAGLPLTIKVLGSFLCGKNKSEWIDALERLKTIPLNETLKILELSYIGLEEDYKEIFLHVACILKGELKGYAIQVLESCGFHAKNGLRVLEQKSLIIIDDNYDDERVSMHDHFEEMGKNIVRRSHPDMPNKHSRLWDSKEIEDILANDLGTEATRCIKFHKGGLDPETIMKGLRKMKELRFLDVALRDFYSIQETNNELMPNFLNALGFLCCNWKSNETPYFPNALQYLRWDEYCFRYLPKTFQANELVSLEIAESDIIQLWEGRERKVLDKLRFLDLSYSMLKTFDLGLTPNLERLTLKGCSHLGALYMPVECVKLRYLKLDGSKLRTLDLGLAPNLELLDLYDCYNLVELHAPNGFLNLKYLNLRGSKLKTLDLRLAPNLETLFLFSCNDLVELHMPRRCLNLRSLLLNNSKLKTLNIGLTPNLEVLSLTSCYDLEELHMSDACQKLTSLFISRSKLRTLNLGLSPNITALHLQECGDLVELHIPRICLNLRSIVLYNSKLRTLDLTLTPNLKSLYLPNCFHLEQLHASIGWLKNVVDLELNGCLGFTSFSFHIKNHNSGRGNESLEVRIAARLHFTLERCPFHPDNKLPKFEFACFRKEELPSLTRNLEKLISMGSCACTKLETFSRSICGLQR from the exons ATGAATTTTCTCCAACAAGATTTAATTTTATATAAGGGAATGGCGTCTTCTTCAACTTCATGCATTCCTAAGAGCTTTAAGTATGATGTGTTTTTGAGTTTTAGAGGTGAAGACACTCGTACCAATTTCACCGATCATCTTTATTCAGCTCTTCAGCAGAAAAGCATTTATACTTACAGGGATGACGAGAGAATCAAGAAAGGGAAAAGGATCAGCGATGAGCTCCTCGGATCTATTGAAGACTCAAAATTCTATATCATTGTTTTCTCCAGGAACTATGCGTCTTCTTCTTGGTGTTTGGATGAGCTTGTGAAGATAATGGAGTGTCACAAGACGACTATACATACTGCTTATCCCGTATTTTATGATGTGGAACCCACAGAAGTCCGCAAGCAGATCGGGGCAGTTGGAGAAGCCTTTGCCAAACATGAAAAAGAAGAGGGTGCTGGGAAATGGAGAGAGGCTTTGAAAGAAGCAGCCAATCTCGCAGGGTGGGAATTAAAGAAAACCGATGATGG GCATGAAGCTAAACTCATCAAAAGAATTGTTGAAGAGATTTCATTAGAGTTACGTTCCATCAATTTCAGCGTTGATGAAAAACTAGTTGGCATAGAGACTCGGATCAATGAGATTACATCATCTTTAGGAACTGGTTCTGATGATGTTCGCATGATTGGGATCTGGGGTATAGGAGGTGGTGGAAAGACAACTTTGGCCAGAGctgtttttaataaaatttatttcgAGTTTGAATGCAAAAGCTTCATTGAGAATGTTCGGGAAGTTTCGAAAGCTTCTTTGTCCGGTTTGAAGTTGTTGCAAAAGCAAGTCCTTTCACATGTCCTAAATGATCAATGCATCAACATAAGTAGTATTTATGAAGGGAAAAacatgatgaagaagatgatgcgTAATAGAAAGGTTCTTCTTGTTCTAGATGATGTGGACCATATAGACCAGCTTGAGGCGTTAGCTGGTGATCTTAATTGGTTCAAGCCGGGAAGTAGAATTATCATTACAACAAGAGATAAGCAAGTGCTCGTAGCACATAGGCTGAAGTTGATTCATACTGTCAATCTGTTATCAAATAAGGAAGCGATTTGCCTCTTCAGTAGGTATGCATTTGGGAAAGAGATTCCAATTCAAGAGTACGAAGAACTATCAGGACAAGTTGTATGTTATGCTGCTGGTCTTCCCTTAACAATCAAAGTTTTGGGTTCGTTTCTCTGTGGTAAAAATAAGAGTGAATGGATAGATGCCCTAGAAAGACTAAAAACAATTCCGTTAAATGAAACTCTGAAAATATTGGAATTAAGCTATATCGGCCTAGAGGAAGATTACAAGGAAATATTTCTACATGTTGCATGCATATTAAAAGGTGAGCTGAAAGGCTATGCAATCCAAGTGCTTGAAAGTTGTGGATTTCATgctaaaaatggtttaagggttCTTGAGCAAAAATCTCTCATAATTATTGATGATAATTATGATGATGAGCGTGTCAGCATGCATGACCATTTTGAAGAAATGGGCAAGAATATTGTCCGTCGTTCGCACCCGGATATGCCTAACAAACATAGCAGATTGTGGGATAGCAAGGAAATTGAAGATATATTggctaatgacttg GGTACTGAAGCAACAAGATGTATAAAATTCCACAAGGGGGGACTCGATCCGGAAACCATTATGAAAGGTCTTAGAAAGATGAAGGAACTGAGGTTTCTTGATGTGGCTTTGCGAGATTTTTACTCGATTCAAGAAACGAATAATGAACTCATGCCAAACTTTCTAAATGCTTTAGGATTTCTGTGTTGTAATTGGAAATCTAATGAAACTCCATACTTTCCAAATGCTTTACAATATCTGCGTTGGGACGAGTACTGTTTTAGGTATTTACCCAAAACATTTCAAGCAAATGAACTTGTGTCACTTGAGATTGCTGAAAGCGATATCATACAACTCTGGGAAGGGAGAGAAAGAAAG GTTCTTGACAAGCTCAGATTCCTTGACCTTAGTTATTCTATGTTGAAGACCTTTGACCTTGGGCTTACTCCAAATCTCGAGAGGTTAACTCTTAAAGGATGCAGTCATTTGGGAGCACTTTACATGCCCGTTGAATGTGTAAAGCTTAGATATCTCAAGCTTGATGGTTCAAAGCTGAGAACACTTGACCTTGGGTTGGCTCCAAATCTTGAGTTGTTAGATCTATACGATTGTTATAATTTGGTAGAACTTCATGCACCCAATGGATTCTTAAACCTCAAATACCTCAACCTCAGAGGGTCAAAGTTGAAGACCCTTGATCTGAGATTGGCTCCGAATCTTGAGACGTTGTTTCTTTTTAGCTGCAACGATTTGGTAGAGCTTCACATGCCACGTAGGTGTCTAAATCTCAGATCCCTATTACTCAATAATTCAAAGTTGAAAACCCTTAACATTGGTCTGACTCCAAATCTCGAAGTTTTAAGTCTTACAAGCTGTTACGATTTGGAAGAACTACACATGTCAGATGCATGTCAAAAGCTCACATCTCTCTTCATTAGCCGTTCAAAGTTGAGGACTCTTAACCTAGGGTTGTCTCCGAATATCACAGCTTTGCATCTTCAGGAATGTGGTGATTTGGTAGAACTTCACATACCTCGTATTTGTCTAAATCTCAGATCGATAGTACTCTATAACTCAAAGTTGAGGACCCTTGACCTTACGCTGACTCCAAACCTCAAGTCTTTATATCTCCCAAATTGTTTTCATTTGGAACAACTTCACGCTTCCATTGGATGGCTTAAAAATGTTGTCGACTTAGAGTTAAATGGTTGTTTGGGGTTTACATCCTTTTCTTTTCACATAAAAAATCACAATTCTGGCAGAGGGAATGAATCACTTGAGGTTCGTATTGCAGCTCGGTTACATTTCACCCTAGAAAGATGCCCATTTCACCCCGACAATAAATTGCCAAAGTTTGAGTTTGCATGTTTTCGTAAAGAAGAGCTACCCTCATTGACTAGAAACCTTGAGAAGCTTATTTCTATGGGATCGTGTGCGTGCACtaaacttgaaactttttcaagaagcATCTGTGGGTTACAACGTTAA